CCGGCGCACGTGCACGTGCCCGACGGCCGCGCGGCCGATCCGTTCGCCGCCGCCGCCGCGTACGATCGCGCGATCGACGAAGCGGGCGGAGTCGACATCCAGATACTCGGCATCGGGCGCAACGGCCACATCGGCTTCAACGAGCCCGGGTCCTCGCTCGGTTCCCGCACGCGCGTGAAGACGCTGGCCGCCTCGACCCGCGAGGCCAACGCGCGCTTCTTCGCCGACCCTGCCGACGTCCCCGTGCACTGCATCACGCAGGGCATCGGCACCATCCGCGAGGCCCGGCACCTCCTCCTGCTGGCGTTCGGCGCCGACAAGAGCACCGCGCTGGCCGGTGCGGTGGAAGGCCCCGTCTCGGCGAGCCTGCCCGGCTCCGCGATCCAGCTGCACGCGCACGTCACGGTGCTG
This portion of the Microbacterium testaceum StLB037 genome encodes:
- a CDS encoding glucosamine-6-phosphate deaminase, with the translated sequence MAEVVITRSADEASALAADHVARAIAAQPRLVLGVATGSTPERFYRHLARRIAEDGLDTSGVRAFALDEYVGLPADHPESYAAVIERTVTTPLGLDPAHVHVPDGRAADPFAAAAAYDRAIDEAGGVDIQILGIGRNGHIGFNEPGSSLGSRTRVKTLAASTREANARFFADPADVPVHCITQGIGTIREARHLLLLAFGADKSTALAGAVEGPVSASLPGSAIQLHAHVTVLADEDAAQQLTLADAYREAWALKPAAQGF